GAAAAGCTCGGAAATGGTGGAAACCTGTTTCTGCCATTCTAGTTCAGCAGCATGGGCGGATTCGTTGGGAACATTTCCGTCAGGCCTTCATCAATCatcactttccgccagctcttcgccAGGCGAAGGAGATGGAACTGTTGACCATTAAGGAAGGAGAttcgaacattgaggattatcagAAGTGTTTTACGGATCTGTTGCCGTACGCTCCTCACATCAGTGAGAATTCTGCAGCAAAATATTCTCATTTTTTGAATGGTTTGAACCAGGAAATTTTTGATCGGGTTTCTGTCTGTGatgatcctacttcgtacgaaggATTAGTGAATCGTTGTCGTCAAGCCGAGATCAGTATTGCTAGGAGAAAGGCTATGCAAGCTAGCAAAAGTTCTAGTTCGTTGGGACCAAGgggtcagtctttcaagaagtctgcatcttcttcttcttccggtTCTGGAGGGGTGCACAGCTTTGGCAGGAAAAAGATGCAATGTGGCCACTGCGGAGGTAATCACCCGACGGAGAATTGTCGAAGAGCAACGGGGGCATGTTTCAATTGTGGTGGTTTTGGTCACATGAAGAGGGATTGCCCTAATTTGGAGAATCAGAGTGGAGGCGGAGGTTCTATGACATAGTCTTATAGTGGAAAACAGCCTGAGGCCACTGTTCAACAGAAAGGTTTTCCTGCTCAAGGTTCTCGTCGTGGAGGAATATCGCAAGGATCTCAGCAACGCCCACGAGTTCAGGGGCAAGTGTTTGCCTTAAACCAAGAGCAAGCTGAGGACCATAACGAGagagtcattgcaggtaattttcttttatgtggtattcctgcatatgtattgattgacactggggcatcacattcattcatagcATCAATGTTTGTTAAGAAGCATAAACTACCCTACGTGTCATTAGATGTTCTGTTGTCGGTGTCTACACCGATGGGACAAGAAGTTTTAGCTAAGCGACTTGTAGTAGACTGTTTGTTAGAGTTTGAGGGAAATTACTTGTCTGCCAATTTGATGATATTGGCTATggaagatttcgattgtattatgGGAATCGACCTATTGACTAAGTATAGAGAGACGGTAGATTGTTATCAACGTCTCGTTCAGTTTCGTCCAGAAGGAGACGAGAATTGGTTCTTCTTTGGTGAGGGAGCTCGACCTCCAATGCCAGTAGTGTCTGCTGTAAAGGCACAAAGAGCTTTAGCAAAAGGAGGAGAAGGATACCTCATTTATGCTGTTGACGTATCAAAGGATGTAATCGACGTGAAGAATATTCCAGTTGTcaatgaatttcctgatgttttccccgaTGAAATTCCTGGATTTCCTCCAGAGAGGGAAGTGGAAGCGGAGATAGAGTTGGTACCAGGAACCGCACCTATCTCCAGAGCGCCTTATAGATTGGCaccaacagagatgaaagagttgaaacaacagttACAAGATCTTCTGGACAAAGGGTACATTAGACCCAGTGTGTCTCCCTGGGGAGCACCAGTGTTGTTCgttaaaaagaaggatgggtctatGCGGctttgcatagattatcggcagttgaaccgagtaacagtcaagaataaatatccattaccacagattgatgatttgtttgatcaactgcaagggacTTCAGTgtactcgaagatcgatttacggtctggatatcatcaacttcgagttcatcaacgtgatatccctaagactgcatttcgaacaaggtatgggcattacgagtttctagtgatgccgtttggtttgacgaatgctccagcagtatttatggatttgatgaaccgagtattccaggagtatcttgacaagtttgtcattgtctttattgatgacatactGGTATACTCTCatagccttgaagagcatgcacaacatttaaggattgtgttgctaaccttaaggaatcaccaactgtatgctaagttgaacaagtgcgagttttggctcgacagagttgtcttcttgggacatgttatatccaaagatgggatatcagtggatcctagcaagatcgaagcagtgttgagttgggcacgaccggaatcagctcaagagataagaagttttctaggtttggcaggttattaccgGAGATTCATTTCAGGATTTTCTCAGATTGCCAAACCATTGACTCAACTGACGTGTAAGAATGTGCAGTTCGAATGGACTCATGATTGTAAAAATAGTTTCAATGAACTGCGTCAACGTTTGACAACGGCACCAGTTTTAGCTCTGCCATCTGGATCAGGAGGGTACATTGTGTACACTGACGCATCACTTCAAGGACTTGGGTGCGTTTTAacccagaatggtcatgtgattgcatatgcatccagacagttgaagaaggATGAAGAGAATTATCcggttcatgatctggaattggcagctattgtgtttgctttgaagatttggcgacattatctctatggagagagatttgagatttttacagatcacaagagtttgaagtatatctttactcaagcagagttgaacatgcgtcaaagaagatggatggatttgttaaaggattatgattgcgaaatcaagtatcatccaggatcagcgaatcttacagctgatgctcttagtcgcaaggtgagattatctgcacttcagacaagtTTTATATCAAGTGTAATACAAGATTGTTGCTCTCTGGGATTTCACTTCCGTCATAAGAAAGGAATGGAACACATTCGAGTAacgagcattttatctgaaccgatgttgtatgccaaaatcagagaagctcagttttctgatccgaaggtggaaaagttagcaaggttagctaacgGAGACAACACATCTGGCTTTGCGTTCCAAGCAGATGGAACCTTGTGTTTGTCAGGTAGAatcgtagttccagaagattctaaattgagggacgagattttatctcaagctcataggagtaagttgagtatccaccctggaagcatgaaaacgtataaggatttgaagaccaagttttggtggaaaggtaagaagagaagtgtttaccagtttttagccaagtgtttggtttgtcagcaagtgaaagctgagcatcgacgaccaggaggattacttcagaatcttcctattcctgctggaagtgggagcatgtaacgatggattttgtcacccacttgccgttgtcttctaagaattgtgatgcaatttgggttgttgtggaccgactgactaagtcagcacatttcattccgtatagtcgggaatatagtttcgatcgcatggcaagactatacatccaagagattcttaaatatcatggtgtgccaacaagtatagtcagtgatagagatccacgctttacctcaaggttctggggaaattttcaaaaagcgttgggaacgacattgagtctgagtactgcctatcatccagagaccgatggtcagtctgagaggactattcagacactcgaggacatgttgcgtgcttgtgctttggattttggaccagcatggcatgatcatctgccgcttgtggagtttgcatataacaatagctaccacagtAGCATTGGTATGACTCCgttcgaagcattgtatggtagacgttgtcgtactcctttgttttgggacgaagtaggagaacgacaagtgcaaggacctgaattagtgcaacaagcgattgacgtagtggaattgatcaagaaaagaattaaaactgcacaagatcatcaatcgagttatgcgaataccaagcgtagacctctacagtttcagtcaggggaaaaagttttccttaaagtttcaccgttccgcagggtgatgagatttggactcaagggagaactagccccaagattcatcggaccttttgagatcttggaatgtgttggaaatttggcgtatcgattggctttaccgccgtatttgtccagcattcataatgtctttcatgtatcgttgctacgacggtatgtagcagatgagtcgcacgTTCTTAGTCCGACAGACGTTCaacttgaagaagacttgacttaTGTCGAGCAGCCGCTTTTAATCCTAGGTAGGAAAGAGAAGAAGCTCAGaaacaagaccattccacttgttctagtgcaatggcaacgccgaggtactgcagaagcgacttgggagttagagagtcgtatgcgctcagagtatcctcatttgttttgagttgtattttattcagttgtattgtacttcagttttgatttcgaggacgaaatctttgtaaGGATGGGAGGATTTAATGACCCGaattcttattttgaatgaaatattaattaagagataattaatgagttgttaatttaagtattattaaggattAATAATTCGGGATCAAgttgttggtatccaccgaattttaaatggataacccgacctacttcggattacattatctcgagaaatccaactagaccaatgagattccgacacgtggcagataagattggttcggattttctgaaatagtccggatgcagcctataaatggaagccgattcttttgtttccttcaccgcattcttcagagaaaGTGCTAGTTTTACCATAGTTTCTAGTCaatttctagggcactttggtgtcgggaagtttcggagctagtgtcgactcgaggagggtcggtgaactgagatcgagacatcatcagcgagctgacgacggacgcaggtataatcctaaatccttagatagtgatttaaggatcatagggagatctttgtagcatgtttgatctggtttgttagtgatttcattatgttggtattgtctaggttcagagctttctgtcagattgttttagtgaggtacgtgatgtactgactgagatatccaagcgtagtatacacacttatatgctgcatattta
This genomic interval from Primulina eburnea isolate SZY01 chromosome 16, ASM2296580v1, whole genome shotgun sequence contains the following:
- the LOC140815987 gene encoding uncharacterized protein, with protein sequence MDFMKIGPPPLTGDENADVAEAWVDIMEQCFRVLHYDEDEKMEVADFMIQGKARKWWKPVSAILVQQHGRIRWEHFRQAFINHHFPPALRQAKEMELLTIKEGDSNIEDYQKCFTDLLPYAPHISENSAAKYSHFLNGLNQEIFDRVSVCDDPTSYEGLVNRCRQAEISIARRKAMQASKSSSSLGPRGQSFKKSASSSSSGSGGVHSFGRKKMQCGHCGGNHPTENCRRATGACFNCGGFGHMKRDCPNLENQSGGGGSRRGGISQGSQQRPRVQGQVFALNQEQAEDHNERVIAASMFVKKHKLPYVSLDVLLSVSTPMGQEVLAKRLVVDCLLEFEGNYLSANLMILAMEDFDCIMGIDLLTKYRETVDCYQRLVQFRPEGDENWFFFGEGARPPMPVVSAVKAQRALAKGGEGYLIYAVDVSKDVIDVKNIPVVNEFPDVFPDEIPGFPPEREVEAEIELVPGTAPISRAPYRLAPTEMKELKQQLQDLLDKGYIRPSYYRRFISGFSQIAKPLTQLTCKNVQFEWTHDCKNSFNELRQRLTTAPVLALPSGSGGYIVYTDASLQGLGCVLTQNGHVIAYASRQLKKDEENYPVES